Proteins encoded in a region of the Phacochoerus africanus isolate WHEZ1 chromosome 8, ROS_Pafr_v1, whole genome shotgun sequence genome:
- the FBXO46 gene encoding F-box only protein 46, translating to MDRGGLLPFQLWCPRPFGTYSQNQPRPPSAALKPASCSEPGSGAEPDHGPAHSENTPPALAAEAPASQPAPLLSAAAAGDEGRVLLDTWYVIKPGNTKEKVAFFVAHQCGGGSRASSMKVKGHWGSDSSKAKRRRRCLEPTKAPPDPGGQDGPPPAEGALASASEDVDLLSVAEMVALVEQRAALALQNYSRPSAPAPVVFVSAEQGGPAKGLGSERRSGGGDCSRVAEAVAHFEAQRDSPPSKGLRKEERPGPGPGEVRIAFRISNGREPRAPDGGLPSGSGGRPGCAYPGSPGPGARAKDKITCDLYQLISPSRDALPSNVEFLLARADEATEGESPAPARPEDTPPAPPPPPARDCGASGFHVDVVVTGVVDECIFFGKDGTKNVKEETVCLTVSPEEPPPPGQLFFLQPRGPDGPPEPPPADAPAAAPGPDNAEGTTDTSLCRLYRHVSHDFLEIRFKIQRLLEPRQYMLLLPEHVLVKIFSFLPTRALAALKCTCHHFKGIIEAFGVRATDSRWSRDPLYRDDPCKQCRKRYEKGDVSLCRWHPKPYHHDLPYGRSYWMCCRRADRETPGCRLGLHDNNWVLPCNGPGGGGGARAGREEGR from the coding sequence ATGGACCGAGGTGGCCTCTTGCCCTTCCAGCTGTGGTGCCCTCGGCCCTTTGGCACCTACTCCCAGAACCAGCCGCGCCCGCCTTCCGCAGCGCTCAAGCCAGCCTCCTGCTCCGAGCCAGGCAGTGGGGCGGAGCCAGATCATGGTCCCGCCCACTCAGAGAACACACCCCCGGCCTTGGCCGCCGAGGCGCCCGCCTCCCAGCCTGCCCCACTCCTTTCCGCAGCAGCTGCTGGCGACGAGGGTCGAGTCCTGCTGGACACGTGGTATGTCATCAAGCCTGGCAATACAAAGGAGAAGGTGGCCTTCTTTGTGGCCCACCAGTGTGGTGGGGGCAGCCGGGCCAGTTCCATGAAGGTCAAGGGGCACTGGGGCAGTGACAGCTCCAAGGCCAAGCGGAGGAGGCGCTGTCTTGAGCCTACTAAGGCTCCGCCGGACCCAGGGGGACAGGACGGGCCCCCTCCTGCTGAGGGGGCCCTGGCCTCAGCCAGCGAGGATGTAGACCTGCTCTCTGTGGCCGAGATGGTGGCCCTGGTGGAACAGCGGGCCGCCCTGGCCTTGCAGAACTACTCGCGCCCCAGCGCTCCAGCACCCGTGGTCTTTGTGTCCGCTGAGCAGGGCGGGCCTGCCAAGGGGCTGGGGTCCGAGCGGCGATCGGGTGGTGGGGACTGCAGCCGGGTTGCTGAAGCGGTGGCCCACTTCGAGGCCCAGCGGGACAGCCCTCCATCCAAGGGCCTCCGCAAGGAGGAGCGGCCTGGGCCAGGCCCCGGGGAGGTGCGCATCGCCTTCCGGATCTCCAACGGTCGAGAGCCCCGGGCGCCGGACGGCGGCCTGCCCAGTGGGAGCGGGGGCCGGCCAGGTTGTGCCTACCCTGGCAGCCCTGGTCCTGGGGCCCGGGCCAAGGACAAGATCACCTGCGACCTTTACCAGCTCATCAGCCCGTCTCGGGACGCCCTGCCCAGTaacgtggagttcctgctggcCAGGGCGGATGAAGCCACCGAGGGTGAGAGCCCAGCCCCCGCCAGACCCGAGGACACGCCCccggccccccctcccccccctgcCCGGGACTGTGGCGCGTCAGGCTTCCATGTGGATGTGGTGGTTACGGGCGTGGTGGATGAGTGCATCTTCTTTGGCAAGGACGGCACCAAAAACGTGAAGGAGGAAACGGTGTGCCTGACGGTCAGCCCCGAGGAGCCGCCCCCACCCGGCCAGCTCTTCTTCCTCCAGCCCCGGGGACCCGACGGGCCCCCCGAGCCACCCCCGGCCGACGCGCCGGCCGCCGCGCCAGGCCCGGATAATGCCGAGGGGACGACGGACACTTCCCTGTGCCGCCTGTACCGGCACGTGTCGCACGACTTCCTGGAGATCCGCTTCAAGATCCAGAGGTTGCTGGAGCCGCGGCAGTACATGCTGCTGCTGCCCGAGCACGTGCTGGTCAAGATCTTCAGCTTCCTGCCCACGCGGGCCCTGGCGGCCCTCAAGTGCACCTGCCACCACTTCAAGGGCATCATTGAGGCGTTCGGCGTGCGGGCCACAGACTCGCGCTGGAGCCGCGACCCACTCTACCGCGACGACCCTTGCAAGCAGTGCCGCAAGAGATACGAGAAGGGCGATGTGTCGCTCTGCCGCTGGCACCCCAAGCCCTACCACCACGACCTGCCTTACGGACGTTCCTACTGGATGTGCTGCCGCCGAGCCGACCGCGAGACGCCCGGCTGCCGCCTGGGTCTGCACGATAACAACTGGGTGCTGCCCTGCAACGGGCCAGGCGGTGGCGGCGGGGCCCGGGCCGGCCGGGAGGAGGGGAGGTga